In Sulfolobales archaeon, a single window of DNA contains:
- a CDS encoding zinc ABC transporter substrate-binding protein codes for MKRYIIIGSLMILFLSSLILPTISITYSQTQPLITVTAVPPLYAIYLSFIGDGFVDVKNPMPPGVDPHTYEPTPEVISSAVNSDLVIVDVIGHLPIASKLIEAAKERGVKYLVIYDELIKRGWKPLNKSSGAPDIHIEFDLNATLLFIDIARDAITAILREKLSNDMARFMQISSSINASADTLKRIVENSYQYARSKVSGLEGVALYSIVSLYLVRSIGIDPVYTLLEEPDQEPTPGALVDLRNSNAKCILVLEGMEEYSDRVLSEIESMGVKPVIVNIRETMLAGAPYIAPVLVASALENSCTGSQSSEAGASQTLNIATYALLAYSIAVSIALIYIIYKRASMRR; via the coding sequence ATGAAAAGATATATAATCATCGGATCTCTCATGATTCTATTTTTATCTTCTCTAATTCTACCTACGATCTCAATAACATACTCTCAGACCCAGCCTCTGATAACAGTCACCGCAGTACCGCCACTCTACGCCATATACCTGAGCTTCATAGGAGACGGGTTTGTAGACGTTAAAAACCCTATGCCTCCAGGTGTTGATCCTCACACGTATGAGCCTACGCCGGAAGTTATCAGTAGCGCTGTAAACTCTGATCTTGTCATAGTAGATGTTATAGGTCATCTTCCTATAGCTTCTAAGCTTATTGAAGCGGCTAAAGAGAGAGGTGTGAAATATCTAGTGATATACGATGAGCTTATTAAAAGAGGTTGGAAGCCTCTCAATAAAAGTTCGGGAGCTCCTGATATTCATATAGAGTTTGATCTAAATGCAACACTTTTATTCATAGACATAGCTAGAGATGCTATAACAGCTATTCTAAGAGAGAAGCTCTCTAACGATATGGCTAGGTTTATGCAGATTTCCTCTAGCATAAATGCCTCAGCTGATACTCTCAAGAGAATAGTAGAAAACTCTTATCAGTACGCAAGATCTAAGGTTTCAGGCTTAGAGGGTGTAGCTTTATATAGTATTGTAAGTCTGTATCTTGTAAGATCTATTGGTATAGATCCTGTTTACACCCTTCTCGAAGAACCAGATCAAGAGCCTACTCCGGGAGCATTAGTAGATCTGAGAAATTCAAATGCAAAGTGTATTTTAGTTCTAGAAGGTATGGAGGAATATAGTGATAGAGTTTTAAGCGAGATAGAAAGTATGGGTGTGAAGCCTGTTATTGTTAACATACGTGAGACTATGCTAGCAGGAGCTCCATACATAGCTCCTGTTCTCGTAGCTTCAGCTCTTGAGAATTCCTGCACAGGATCTCAGTCTTCAGAAGCTGGGGCTTCTCAGACTTTAAATATTGCAACCTATGCTCTTCTAGCATACTCGATAGCTGTCTCGATAGCTCTCATCTATATTATCTATAAAAGAGCTAGTATGAGAAGGTAG
- a CDS encoding metal ABC transporter ATP-binding protein yields MYAVEARNIYVSLGGSTVLENVSFSLEHPSVLVIMGPNGGGKTTLLRTIAGIIRRDRGVLKVFGVDPEKNQDSIRDIISYMPQISYLNLGIPLRVREIVSTSQVLRGEERDLVDRALQITGLEEYADKYFHELSGGLRQRVLVARALAKRAKLLLLDEPLSMVDISSRESIIDLLFNIVRRENMSTIVVSHDISHCLKYDPYVLLLNRVLIGFGKASEVITIENLSKMYGLAYIGEKTFFLGEEHGPRHH; encoded by the coding sequence ATGTATGCTGTAGAAGCACGTAACATCTATGTCTCGCTAGGAGGATCCACTGTTCTAGAGAATGTATCATTCAGCTTAGAGCATCCCTCAGTATTAGTTATAATGGGTCCTAATGGAGGTGGTAAGACAACTCTTCTAAGAACCATAGCAGGTATTATTAGAAGAGATAGAGGTGTTCTCAAAGTCTTTGGAGTTGATCCTGAGAAGAACCAGGATTCTATCAGAGATATCATCTCATACATGCCTCAGATCTCATATCTTAATCTAGGCATCCCTCTTAGAGTTAGAGAGATAGTATCAACATCGCAGGTGCTAAGAGGTGAGGAGAGAGATCTTGTTGATAGAGCTCTACAGATAACAGGTCTTGAAGAGTATGCTGATAAATACTTTCACGAGCTTTCAGGAGGTTTAAGACAGAGGGTTCTTGTCGCAAGAGCTCTAGCTAAGAGAGCTAAACTACTACTCCTCGACGAACCTCTTTCGATGGTTGATATATCTAGCAGAGAGAGTATTATAGATCTTCTATTTAACATAGTTAGAAGAGAGAATATGAGTACAATAGTAGTGTCGCACGACATCTCACACTGCCTCAAATACGATCCATATGTACTACTTCTTAATAGAGTTTTAATAGGTTTTGGCAAGGCTAGCGAGGTTATAACTATAGAGAATCTATCGAAAATGTACGGGCTGGCATATATTGGAGAGAAAACATTTTTCCTAGGCGAAGAACATGGACCAAGGCATCATTGA
- a CDS encoding aldehyde ferredoxin oxidoreductase family protein, whose protein sequence is MVLKGYSEKILHIDLTSRSFRTEDLDPGLARAYIGGKGLANYYLYKYGIWNHKPYSPENPLIIALGPFSGTQIPMATRAWAAFRSPLTNILGGSNVGGVLAAIMKYSGYDMVFIRGSSEKPIYIVIERGSVEFRDASHLWGLDAIETEEILKKDHGRDSAVLSIGPAGENLVRFAMINHDKWRQFGRTGGGAVMGSKKLKAVVFIPGDRRIDIAYPDKFRDFMRDFMARFTRESGTQALREGGTPRIVEIANRMGFFPCFYWAQVTIEGWEKIEWKAFKNNYFIGPAACLYCPAACHRLVESKRFSTRVDIEYETIFALGGLIGVTDPDWIIQYNDLADRLGMDTISLGNVIGFAIDLDRRGVLKLNIKWGDAEKIRDLIYDIAYRRGVGDLLAEGVAEMSRRLGVEDLAVHVKGLEPAGYDPRSLKGMALGYAISGRGADHLGTMAYAIDIAGRAGGRQYLGEEKIRAIIDYEDLGALMDSLLLCKFGRYIYTFDVITELLNIVTGFNYTVEDIRRTAWRIVTVTRIINSRMGVNRSSDMLPRRFFEPVRFQDSELMLSREEFEKALDTYYKLRGWSSNGVPTDETLKLLGIL, encoded by the coding sequence ATGGTTTTGAAAGGTTATTCTGAGAAGATTCTTCATATAGATCTCACTAGCAGATCCTTTAGAACAGAAGATCTAGATCCAGGACTTGCCAGAGCCTATATAGGTGGGAAAGGTCTTGCAAACTACTACCTATATAAATACGGGATCTGGAATCACAAACCTTACTCTCCTGAGAATCCTCTGATAATAGCTTTAGGACCTTTCAGCGGTACTCAGATCCCTATGGCTACTAGAGCTTGGGCTGCTTTCAGATCTCCTCTCACAAATATTCTAGGAGGATCTAATGTTGGAGGTGTTCTAGCTGCTATCATGAAATATTCAGGTTATGACATGGTTTTTATAAGAGGATCTTCTGAAAAACCTATTTATATAGTTATCGAGAGAGGATCTGTTGAGTTTAGAGATGCATCACATCTATGGGGTTTAGATGCTATAGAAACCGAAGAGATTCTTAAGAAAGATCATGGGAGAGATTCCGCAGTCCTATCTATAGGACCTGCAGGTGAGAATCTAGTTAGATTCGCCATGATCAACCATGATAAATGGAGGCAGTTTGGAAGAACCGGAGGAGGTGCTGTGATGGGTAGTAAGAAGCTTAAAGCAGTAGTATTCATACCTGGAGATAGAAGAATCGATATTGCATACCCTGATAAGTTCAGAGATTTCATGAGAGATTTTATGGCGAGATTTACCAGAGAAAGCGGTACCCAAGCTCTGAGAGAAGGTGGAACTCCTAGAATCGTTGAAATCGCAAATAGAATGGGTTTCTTCCCCTGCTTCTACTGGGCTCAGGTCACCATAGAAGGGTGGGAGAAGATCGAGTGGAAGGCTTTTAAAAATAACTACTTCATAGGACCTGCAGCATGTTTATACTGTCCTGCCGCATGTCATAGACTTGTTGAGAGCAAGAGATTTTCTACGAGAGTTGATATAGAGTATGAAACCATATTCGCGTTAGGAGGATTGATAGGCGTCACAGACCCTGATTGGATTATACAGTATAATGATCTTGCTGACAGACTTGGGATGGATACTATATCTCTAGGTAACGTGATAGGATTTGCAATAGATCTCGATAGAAGAGGAGTTCTTAAGCTGAACATAAAATGGGGTGACGCTGAGAAGATAAGAGATCTCATATATGATATAGCGTATAGGAGAGGAGTCGGAGATCTTCTAGCTGAAGGTGTTGCAGAGATGTCAAGAAGACTCGGCGTAGAAGATCTAGCGGTACACGTTAAAGGCCTAGAACCAGCCGGCTACGATCCTAGGAGTTTGAAAGGAATGGCATTGGGATACGCTATATCGGGTAGAGGAGCAGATCACCTGGGTACAATGGCTTACGCTATAGATATAGCTGGGAGAGCTGGAGGAAGACAGTACCTAGGGGAAGAGAAGATTAGAGCAATAATAGATTACGAGGATCTAGGTGCTCTAATGGATTCTCTTCTTCTATGTAAGTTCGGTAGATATATATACACATTCGACGTTATAACAGAGCTTCTCAACATAGTCACAGGATTTAACTACACAGTTGAAGATATTAGAAGAACCGCGTGGAGGATTGTGACGGTTACAAGAATTATAAATTCCAGAATGGGTGTCAACAGATCCTCTGACATGCTTCCTAGAAGATTCTTCGAACCTGTGAGATTTCAAGATTCAGAACTCATGTTATCTAGAGAGGAATTCGAGAAGGCTTTAGATACGTATTACAAGCTTAGAGGGTGGAGTTCTAATGGTGTTCCTACCGATGAGACTTTGAAACTACTTGGGATCTTATGA
- a CDS encoding metal ABC transporter permease — MDQGIIELFLQPYVIRGLIGVVLVSLVGAVMSVLIRYTQTQFLAVESLHMILAAASTGYLINLFFPSIPPEITTYTLMILLMILIGVLDYKRVEQNTSIAVVAFISATIATISSYGLALWSPVGPSIVYNILFGSPFFILIRDVIAVTIVSLLLFIILILAWHRILLLSFDPEYFEFLKGSRGLLSYRILVYSMVAVSSVLLTRVIGAIAAHILLIAPSITPFTRILSVRTALPYAVLVSLSSLIISLLANMPYGAVLGVLSIIAYVVPNLFLKRS, encoded by the coding sequence ATGGACCAAGGCATCATTGAATTATTCTTACAACCCTACGTGATAAGAGGATTGATAGGTGTAGTCCTAGTATCATTAGTCGGAGCAGTCATGAGCGTTCTAATAAGATATACTCAAACACAGTTTCTAGCAGTAGAATCTCTTCATATGATACTTGCGGCAGCTTCAACAGGCTACCTGATCAATCTCTTCTTCCCCTCTATACCTCCTGAGATCACGACCTACACTCTGATGATACTGCTCATGATACTAATAGGAGTGTTAGATTATAAGAGAGTTGAGCAGAATACCTCTATAGCTGTGGTAGCATTTATCTCAGCAACGATAGCAACCATATCATCATACGGACTAGCTCTATGGTCTCCTGTAGGACCTTCGATAGTCTATAACATACTGTTCGGATCACCTTTCTTTATTCTGATCAGAGATGTTATAGCTGTGACCATAGTGTCGCTGTTGCTCTTCATAATTCTAATACTCGCATGGCATAGAATACTGCTTTTATCTTTCGATCCCGAGTACTTCGAGTTTCTAAAAGGATCTAGAGGTCTTCTGAGCTATAGGATCCTAGTGTACTCTATGGTAGCAGTCTCAAGCGTTCTTCTAACAAGAGTTATAGGTGCCATCGCCGCTCATATTCTACTCATAGCTCCCTCAATAACACCCTTTACCAGAATATTATCTGTGAGAACAGCTCTTCCCTACGCTGTTTTAGTATCTCTCAGCTCTCTAATTATATCTCTGCTTGCAAACATGCCATATGGAGCGGTTTTAGGTGTTCTCTCTATAATAGCTTACGTGGTGCCAAACCTGTTTCTAAAAAGATCCTAG
- a CDS encoding DNA methyltransferase, translated as MSILLDEASIDNVNLEDLINKIIIGDARRILKKIPETSVDMIFLDPPYYLQLPPNQKLVRWHSKTLVNTVHSEWDSFMSYEEYDRFLEEILREIRRIMKPNASLWAIGSYHNIFRIGRLLQDLGFWILGTVVWFKTNPMPNWYNVRMSNATEFLIWAVRDRNVKNYTYNSEIAREYSMKDFGSRIALNVWRVRSAVGRERLRDEKGRRLHPTQKPEEILERVIRISTREGDLILDPMAGTGTTGVVAKRLGRRFILIEINRIYAEAAAERIIRSQVVSKSHR; from the coding sequence ATGAGCATTCTACTTGATGAAGCATCTATAGATAATGTTAATCTAGAAGATCTTATTAACAAGATTATTATCGGTGATGCCAGAAGAATTCTTAAAAAGATTCCTGAAACATCTGTAGACATGATCTTCCTAGATCCGCCGTACTACCTCCAACTACCTCCTAATCAGAAGCTTGTGAGATGGCATAGCAAGACTCTTGTTAATACAGTTCATAGCGAGTGGGATAGTTTCATGTCATATGAAGAGTATGATAGATTTCTTGAAGAGATATTAAGAGAAATTAGAAGAATAATGAAGCCTAATGCTTCTTTATGGGCTATAGGATCTTATCATAATATATTTAGGATAGGCAGGCTGTTACAAGACCTAGGCTTCTGGATCCTTGGTACAGTTGTTTGGTTCAAAACCAATCCAATGCCTAACTGGTATAATGTGAGAATGTCTAATGCTACTGAATTCCTTATATGGGCTGTTAGAGATAGGAATGTTAAGAATTACACTTATAACTCTGAGATAGCCAGAGAGTACAGTATGAAAGACTTCGGATCCAGGATTGCTTTGAATGTATGGAGGGTTAGATCCGCTGTAGGTAGAGAGAGATTGAGAGATGAAAAAGGTAGAAGACTTCATCCAACTCAAAAACCTGAGGAGATTCTAGAGAGAGTTATAAGAATATCAACGAGAGAAGGAGATCTAATTCTAGATCCCATGGCCGGAACTGGAACTACGGGAGTTGTCGCGAAAAGGCTTGGAAGAAGATTCATACTTATAGAAATTAATAGAATCTATGCGGAAGCTGCTGCAGAAAGAATCATAAGATCCCAAGTAGTTTCAAAGTCTCATCGGTAG
- a CDS encoding DUF434 domain-containing protein: MRNSGEENSSECIEINDRILNACEDYRYLLERGYPQKSSLDLISGRYALNRSERSLIMRCVHRKDYLERIRGRIIKPDNMRGELILIDLFNVLSTLSTALAGGCIYLCDDGFARDIGGIRSIESNESVHEASDLIVSFLRDLGVREIIYVADKSRSKSKEISRILTDRSFHAGLLSSYLLAEKADREIIDLSTARGGVVVSSDFLVLEKALKVFDLAGFIIRSAHERIFRTRIVDLMSILEKRLK, encoded by the coding sequence ATGAGGAACTCGGGTGAGGAAAACTCTTCCGAGTGTATAGAGATTAATGATAGGATTTTAAATGCTTGCGAGGATTATAGATATCTTCTTGAAAGAGGTTATCCTCAGAAATCATCACTAGATCTGATCTCAGGAAGATATGCTTTAAATAGATCTGAGAGATCTCTTATAATGAGATGTGTTCATAGAAAAGATTATCTGGAGAGAATCAGAGGTAGAATAATCAAGCCAGATAACATGAGAGGAGAGCTTATACTCATAGATCTTTTTAACGTGCTAAGCACTCTATCAACAGCTCTAGCCGGAGGATGCATATACCTATGTGATGACGGTTTTGCAAGGGATATTGGAGGTATTAGAAGTATTGAATCAAATGAATCGGTACATGAAGCATCAGACCTCATAGTAAGCTTTCTAAGAGATCTAGGTGTCAGAGAGATCATATATGTAGCCGATAAGAGCAGGTCTAAAAGTAAGGAGATCTCAAGAATATTAACAGATAGATCATTCCATGCGGGATTATTAAGCAGCTACTTACTAGCGGAGAAAGCTGATAGAGAGATAATAGATCTATCAACAGCTAGAGGAGGAGTTGTCGTCTCAAGTGATTTCCTAGTCCTAGAGAAAGCTTTAAAAGTATTTGATCTAGCAGGCTTTATTATTAGAAGTGCTCATGAAAGAATCTTCAGAACTAGAATAGTAGATCTCATGAGCATACTCGAAAAGAGATTAAAATAA
- a CDS encoding M42 family metallopeptidase: MARDTDLKEEIFQLLKKVSEAIAPSGYEDDVRGIVKDILKNTADDAYIDSLGNVIAVKKGSRGSGRIMLAGHMDEIGLFISFIDEKGFLRALPIGGVFERSLIFQRIAIRTRDGKIYRGVIGLKPPHIAKPEEAKQVPDLRELFIDVGASSRAEVEKLGIRVGDIAVFDRDLTRLAGDRVTGKAIDDRVGLVTMIKAFELVERNEASVYAVATVQEEVGLKGARTAAFNISPDAAIALDVTIANDIPGVAEYEWYTSLGKGPAIKIADGRGASGLIANPEIINKLISVAQELGIPYQLEVAAGGTTDASAIQLNKEGVPAGVISIPSRYIHSPVEMIDLNDVANAVKLTKGFCEKSDVEWLLRLRGFKIK; encoded by the coding sequence ATGGCTAGAGATACAGATCTTAAAGAAGAGATCTTCCAACTTCTCAAGAAGGTTTCTGAGGCTATAGCTCCCTCAGGCTATGAAGATGATGTAAGAGGTATCGTTAAAGATATTCTGAAGAATACGGCAGATGATGCTTATATAGATTCTCTGGGAAATGTAATAGCTGTTAAGAAAGGATCTAGAGGATCTGGGAGGATAATGCTTGCGGGACATATGGATGAGATAGGATTATTCATATCATTTATAGATGAGAAAGGTTTTCTAAGAGCACTCCCCATAGGAGGTGTTTTCGAGAGATCTCTGATCTTCCAGAGGATCGCTATCAGAACTAGAGATGGCAAGATCTATAGAGGTGTCATAGGTTTAAAACCACCTCATATAGCAAAACCTGAAGAAGCTAAGCAGGTTCCTGATCTTAGAGAACTCTTCATAGACGTAGGAGCCTCCTCAAGAGCTGAGGTAGAGAAGTTAGGAATCAGAGTAGGTGATATAGCGGTATTTGATAGAGATCTCACGAGACTTGCAGGAGACAGGGTTACGGGAAAAGCTATAGATGATAGAGTAGGTCTTGTCACGATGATTAAAGCATTCGAACTTGTCGAAAGAAATGAGGCATCAGTTTATGCGGTAGCAACAGTCCAGGAAGAAGTAGGACTTAAAGGAGCTAGAACAGCTGCTTTCAATATATCTCCGGATGCAGCTATAGCTCTCGACGTCACCATAGCAAATGATATACCTGGGGTGGCGGAGTATGAGTGGTACACGAGTCTTGGTAAAGGTCCTGCTATAAAGATCGCTGATGGAAGAGGTGCTAGTGGTCTGATCGCGAACCCTGAGATCATTAATAAACTCATCTCAGTAGCTCAAGAACTTGGAATACCATACCAGCTAGAAGTTGCGGCAGGAGGAACTACCGATGCCTCGGCTATTCAGCTTAATAAAGAAGGTGTGCCGGCAGGTGTTATATCGATACCGTCTAGATACATCCACTCTCCAGTTGAGATGATCGATCTTAATGATGTCGCCAACGCTGTAAAGCTTACCAAAGGGTTCTGCGAGAAAAGCGATGTAGAGTGGCTCTTAAGACTTCGAGGTTTTAAGATAAAGTAG
- the guaA gene encoding glutamine-hydrolyzing GMP synthase — translation MSSRDTILIIDFGGQYAHLIARRIRGLNVYSEIVAARDLSRDLVERIRPKGVILSGGPSSVLDPGSPLPPRWITELGIPVLGICYGHQALAKEFGGKVSRGRGEFGRTFIRILYKDPIVEGLEDREEVWMSHSDYVEKPPENSDVIAVSEDTGYIAAFKLRDKPVYGVQFHPEVSHTKKGLKILDNFIRISGASRSWRAGDMVENIIRDISDRVGKDEKVLCAVSGGVDSTVTALLIRKAIGDRLVAVFVNHGFLREGEAEEVLRSLRDLGIEPRYIDASERFLRALKGVSDPEEKRRIIGKIFAEIFIEIVREDPSIKWLAQGTTYPDVIESGSRPHSAKIKTHHNVGGLPKDLGLKLLEPLREFYKDEVREIGRRLGIPENILRRHPFPGPGLAVRILGEISDEKLRIIRRASAIVEEEIRRAGLYERLWQVFPVLTESMWVGVAGDVRREGFILILRAVESEDGMTADWARIPYEVLDRISLRITSEIPEITMVAYAVTPKPPSTIEAQ, via the coding sequence ATGAGTAGTAGAGATACCATTCTCATAATAGATTTTGGAGGGCAATACGCGCATCTTATAGCTAGAAGAATTAGAGGATTGAACGTGTATAGTGAGATTGTGGCTGCAAGAGATCTGTCTAGAGATCTTGTTGAGAGGATCAGACCTAAAGGAGTCATACTATCTGGAGGTCCTTCAAGTGTTCTCGACCCAGGCTCGCCACTACCTCCACGATGGATTACAGAGCTTGGAATTCCCGTTCTCGGAATATGTTATGGTCATCAAGCTCTGGCTAAGGAGTTTGGTGGAAAGGTTTCGAGGGGGAGAGGTGAGTTTGGAAGAACCTTCATAAGAATTCTCTATAAAGATCCTATAGTAGAGGGTTTGGAAGATAGAGAAGAGGTTTGGATGAGCCATTCAGACTATGTTGAGAAACCTCCTGAGAATTCAGATGTGATAGCGGTCTCCGAGGATACAGGGTATATAGCAGCTTTCAAACTTAGAGATAAGCCTGTTTATGGTGTTCAATTCCATCCAGAGGTTTCTCATACGAAGAAAGGTTTGAAGATCTTGGATAATTTCATAAGAATATCGGGAGCTTCTAGGAGCTGGAGAGCTGGAGATATGGTTGAGAATATTATAAGGGATATATCAGATAGAGTTGGCAAGGATGAGAAGGTTCTCTGTGCTGTAAGTGGTGGCGTGGATTCTACTGTCACAGCTCTTCTAATTAGAAAAGCTATTGGAGATAGACTTGTAGCGGTATTCGTTAATCATGGTTTTCTCAGAGAAGGAGAAGCTGAAGAGGTTCTGAGAAGTCTCAGAGATCTTGGTATAGAGCCTAGATATATAGATGCTTCTGAGAGATTTCTCAGAGCTCTTAAAGGTGTTTCAGATCCTGAAGAGAAAAGAAGAATCATAGGAAAGATCTTCGCAGAGATATTCATAGAGATAGTAAGAGAAGATCCCAGCATAAAATGGCTTGCTCAGGGAACTACGTATCCTGATGTTATAGAGAGCGGTTCAAGACCTCATTCTGCAAAGATCAAGACTCATCATAATGTAGGAGGACTTCCTAAGGATCTAGGACTTAAACTTCTCGAACCCTTAAGAGAGTTCTACAAAGATGAGGTGAGAGAGATCGGGAGAAGACTTGGAATTCCTGAGAATATCCTCAGAAGACACCCCTTCCCAGGTCCCGGTCTTGCTGTGAGAATCCTTGGTGAGATTTCCGATGAAAAGCTTAGAATAATTAGAAGAGCTTCAGCTATAGTTGAAGAGGAGATCAGAAGAGCAGGATTGTATGAGAGATTATGGCAGGTGTTTCCAGTACTTACAGAAAGCATGTGGGTTGGTGTGGCAGGAGATGTAAGAAGAGAAGGATTCATACTGATCCTGAGAGCTGTTGAAAGCGAGGATGGAATGACCGCTGACTGGGCTAGGATACCCTATGAGGTTCTGGATAGAATCTCTCTAAGAATAACAAGTGAGATACCTGAAATTACAATGGTAGCATATGCTGTAACGCCTAAGCCTCCTTCAACCATAGAAGCTCAGTAA
- a CDS encoding VTT domain-containing protein, with protein MVNPVLLIFLVSLISNIIPFASVPYLLLLINLAHRYRDYTSLFSLVLASALGAAVGKMAIYLIGRLMSRAVSENTRENLNYLSQRMRKWEFLAVFIAASTPVPDDLVYMPVSYAGYNALSYFIAVLLGKFILKLATVYLGLSFIELLEGVGVDYILSSVILGVLSLLLIYIISKINWRKALEYYDRRDIRGMLMSIARDTIDSLNILRLLKKYNNKIKTYLRSPR; from the coding sequence ATGGTGAATCCGGTTCTTCTAATATTCCTAGTCTCACTCATATCTAATATCATACCATTCGCATCAGTGCCCTACCTACTACTTCTAATAAATCTAGCTCATAGATATAGAGATTATACATCATTATTCTCCCTGGTTCTAGCATCAGCTTTAGGAGCTGCGGTAGGTAAGATGGCTATATATCTCATCGGAAGACTCATGTCTAGAGCTGTGTCTGAGAACACTAGAGAGAATCTAAACTATCTATCGCAAAGAATGAGAAAATGGGAGTTCCTCGCTGTATTCATAGCAGCTTCAACACCTGTTCCAGATGATCTGGTTTATATGCCGGTATCTTATGCAGGCTATAATGCTCTCAGCTATTTCATAGCAGTTCTCCTAGGCAAGTTTATATTAAAGCTCGCCACAGTATATCTAGGACTTTCATTCATAGAATTACTAGAGGGCGTCGGTGTGGACTATATATTATCATCAGTGATCCTAGGAGTTCTATCTCTGCTACTCATATACATCATATCAAAGATAAACTGGAGAAAGGCGTTAGAATACTATGATAGAAGAGATATAAGAGGTATGCTCATGTCTATAGCGCGTGATACCATAGATTCTCTTAATATTCTCAGATTGTTAAAGAAATATAACAATAAGATCAAGACATACCTTAGATCTCCACGCTAG
- a CDS encoding MazG nucleotide pyrophosphohydrolase domain-containing protein, translated as MRIKEAQELIRRKYFDRDSSRGLYATFTWFVEEVGELAEALLEGDMRSVEEEIADVLAWLLSVANLVGIDVENAFKNKYSEEKG; from the coding sequence TTGAGAATTAAAGAAGCTCAAGAGCTTATTAGGAGAAAATATTTTGATAGAGATAGTAGTAGAGGGCTTTACGCTACATTCACATGGTTTGTTGAGGAAGTAGGAGAACTAGCCGAAGCATTACTAGAAGGAGATATGAGATCTGTGGAGGAAGAGATAGCTGATGTACTGGCATGGCTTCTATCAGTAGCTAATCTAGTCGGGATAGATGTTGAGAATGCTTTCAAAAATAAGTATTCTGAAGAGAAGGGCTAG
- a CDS encoding MTH1187 family thiamine-binding protein translates to MKILATIRVIPIGTSSTSLSNYVAEVVKILEKKGIRYVITPFNTAVELENLKLLNDLIEEISSRLRSIGVMRIAIDIQLDLRFDKEISLEYKVESVKKKLDEV, encoded by the coding sequence TTGAAGATCCTTGCAACAATCAGAGTTATCCCTATAGGAACCAGCTCTACTAGTCTTAGCAACTATGTTGCTGAGGTGGTGAAAATACTGGAGAAGAAAGGAATTAGATATGTTATAACACCTTTCAACACGGCTGTAGAACTTGAGAATCTGAAACTTTTAAATGATTTAATCGAGGAGATCTCAAGCAGACTTAGAAGTATAGGTGTTATGAGGATTGCAATAGATATCCAGCTAGATCTCAGATTCGATAAAGAAATATCTTTAGAGTATAAGGTTGAGAGTGTGAAGAAGAAACTAGATGAGGTATGA